Proteins from a single region of Oenanthe melanoleuca isolate GR-GAL-2019-014 chromosome 12, OMel1.0, whole genome shotgun sequence:
- the LOC130258489 gene encoding sodium channel protein type 8 subunit alpha-like: MDLRVFKLAKSWPTLNMLIKITGNSVGVLRNLTLVLAIIVFIFTVVGMQLFGKNYKEFVFKINPECELPRWHMHGFFHSFLIVLRVLCGEWIETMWDCMEVAGQATCLIIYMMVMVIGNFVVSKFLWLLLGVR; this comes from the exons ATGGAT ttgagAGTCTTCAAACTGGCCAAGTCCTGGCCCACTCTGAACATGCTGATAAAAATCACTGGCAACTCAGTGGGTGTCTTGAGGAATTTGACCTTGGTGCTGGCCATCATCGTGTTCATCTTCACCGTGGTGGGGATGCAGCTTTTTGGCAAAAACTACAAGGAGTTTGTGTTCAAGATCAATCCGGAGTGTGAGCTGCCCCGCTGGCACATGCACGGTTTCTTCCACTCCTTCCTTATTGTCTTGCGTGTGCTGTGTGGGGAGTGGATTGAGACCATGTGGGATTGCATGGAAGTGGCAGGACAGGCCACGTGCCTAATTATCTACATGATGGTCATGGTCATCGGAAATTTTGTGGTCAGTAAATTTCTTTGGTTGCTTCTGGGTGTGCGGTAG